A single genomic interval of Bradyrhizobium sp. AZCC 1693 harbors:
- a CDS encoding monooxygenase yields MPNCIVVVQFDLPKRSEELAVKGGTSTAPTYRGLARKGLIRKDYLNGENGTGGVYLWDSRESAEAWFTEARIADLTERFGVRPRLTWYDTYVTVDNLKGETRVNGKAIEVVA; encoded by the coding sequence ATGCCCAATTGCATCGTTGTCGTTCAGTTCGATTTGCCGAAGCGCTCCGAGGAACTGGCGGTGAAAGGAGGCACTTCGACCGCGCCGACCTATCGCGGCCTCGCCAGGAAAGGATTGATCCGAAAGGACTACCTGAATGGTGAAAATGGCACCGGCGGCGTTTATCTCTGGGACAGCCGTGAATCGGCGGAAGCCTGGTTTACAGAGGCGCGCATCGCGGACTTGACCGAGCGCTTTGGGGTCCGGCCTCGCCTCACCTGGTACGACACATACGTGACGGTCGACAATTTGAAGGGCGAGACCCGCGTCAACGGCAAGGCGATTGAGGTCGTGGCCTGA